The following proteins come from a genomic window of Xiphophorus maculatus strain JP 163 A unplaced genomic scaffold, X_maculatus-5.0-male Unplaced_Scaffold_BN000162F, whole genome shotgun sequence:
- the LOC111607847 gene encoding gastrula zinc finger protein XlCGF8.2DB-like codes for MRTHTGEKPFSCVKCGKSFIQKHDLTRHVMIHTGEKPFSCVNCGECFRQKQYLTKHMMIHTGEKPFSCVTCGKSFSQKHVLTQHMMIHTGEKPFSCVNCGKRFSRKQDFTQHMNIHTGEKPFSCVTCGKSFIRKQDLTQHMMIHTGEKPFSCGNCGKSFCQKQNLIRHIRGHTGEKPFSCVTCGKSFIRKQDLTQHMMIHSGEKPFSCVTCGKIFRHKSALTQHMMIHTGEKPFSCVTCGKIFRHKSALTQHMRIHTGEKPFSCVTCLKSFSNKHCLTKHMTRHTVEKL; via the coding sequence atgagaactcatacgggtgaaaagccgttttcatgtgtgaagtgtggaaagagttttattcaaaaacatgatttaactcGTCATgtgatgattcatactggtgaaaagccgttttcatgtgtgaattgtggagAATGTTTTCGTCAAAAACAGTATTTAACTAAGCATATGATGATTCAcacgggtgaaaagccgttttcatgtgtgacctgtggaaaaagttttagtcaaaaacatgttttaactcagcacatgatgattcacactggtgaaaagccgttttcgtgtgtgaactgtggaaagaGATTTAgtcgaaaacaggattttactCAGCACATGAatattcacacaggtgaaaagccgttttcatgtgtgacctgtggaaaaagttttattcgaaaacaggatttaactcagcacatgatgattcacactggtgaaaagccgttttcatgtggaaattgtggaaaaagcttttgtcaaaaacaaaatttaattcgGCACATTAGGggtcacactggtgaaaagccgttttcatgtgtgacctgtggaaaaagttttattcgaaaacaggatttaactcagcacatgatgattcactctggtgaaaagccgttttcatgtgtgacctgtggaaaaattTTTAGGCATAAATcggctttaactcagcacatgatgattcacacaggtgaaaagccgttttcatgtgtgacctgtggaaaaattTTTAGGCATAAATcggctttaactcagcacatgaggattcacactggtgaaaagccgttttcatgtgtgacctgtttaaaaagttttagtaataaacattgtttaactaagcacatgacgcgtcacacagttgaaaagctgtag